TGGGCGGAAGCACAACAGAAATTCGCCGACAAACCCGGCGCAATTGCCATCATCCAGCGCGGTGCCATACGCGCCGGTCTGGCCAAGGCAGAACCCGGCGCGGCCCCGCTCGCCGGCCCCTCGCAAGAGGACATCGCCAGTGCCGCGACGATGGCCCCGCAGGACCGTCAGGCGATGATCCGCTCGATGGTTTCGGGTCTGGCCGAGCGGCTGGCGCAGGATGGCGGCAGTGCCGATGAATGGGCGCGCCTGATCACCTCTCAAGCCGCGCTTGGCAACGCCAAAGCCGCGCAAAAGGCCTATGACGATGGCCGCGCCGCCCTCAAGGGCGACACCGACGCGCTTGCCAAACTCGACGCCGCCGCCATCAAAGCCGGGATTCACGATGATCCATGAGGACACGGCCGATTTCGCCGCCGCCCTGCCCGCCACCGGCGCTCTGATGGGGCTTGATCTGGGCACCAAGACGATCGGCGTGGCGGTCTCTGACGGACTGCGCAGCGTCGCCACCCCGCTTGAAACGGTCAAGCGGCGCAAATTCGGCCTCGACGCCGCCCGCCTGCTTGAAATCACCGCCCACCGCGCGCTTGTCGGCTTCGTGCTTGGCTTGCCGCGCAACATGGACGGCAGTGAGGGCCCGCGCTGTCAATCGACCCGCGCTTTCGCGCGCAACCTCACCCGGCTCACCGATCTGCCGCTCACCTATTGGGACGAACGCCTCTCCACCGTCGCCGCCGAACGCGCCCTGCTAGAGGCGGATACGTCACGCAAACGTCGCGCCGAGGTGATCGACCACGTCGCCGCCTCCTATATCCTGCAAGGGCTGCTCGACCGTTTGAGGCACCTATGAGCGATGACATCTGGAAACGCCCCGAGATTCAAAGCCCCTGCGTGAAAATCTGCGTCACGCACCCCGAATCCGGCCTCTGCATCGGCTGCCTGCGTAGCCGCGATGAAATCGCCCGCTGGTCCGGCATGACTGCGCAAGAGCGCGCCGAGATCATGGCCGAGCTGCCCGCCCGCGCACCGCGCCTGCGCAAACGCCGGGGGGACGCGCCGCAAGGCTGGGCAAACCACAGGATTGACGCCGCAGCGCCCGGTTGCACCTGCGCATGGTGGCCAGAAGCCCGCCCTTGCCGTCACCGCGCGCTCAACCACGCCTCCACACCGCCCGGCATTTCGGGGCGGAAATAGGCCACCATCCGGCCGTCGCCGGTCGCTGCCCCGCTCCACGGCGCGACCCCATGCAACGCCAGCCGGTGCAGCACATACGCCTCCCCCGGCCCCGCCACCAACTCGACCCGGCGGCAAGTCTCAAACACCTCGCGCCGCGCCACCTTGTAGGCCCGCGTTACATCGACCGTACCCCAATTGCGCGCCGCCACGCCCTCCAACGCCGCACAAAGCCGCGCCCGGATGATTTCGTGACTGCCTTGCCAAACCACCATCGGGCTTGCCCCGCGCCCGGCGCGTTAAGCGGAATTCCCAAAATCCAGCCATGCGGCTCATCAATCCGCCGTACCCGCTCGGCCCCCTCTGCGCGCACCCCGTCCACATGCGCCGCATCGCGCTTTTCGCGGTATCCAAACGCCGCCGCCCCCTCGCCCTCTCGTGGGCGGGGGTAACCCGGCCAAACGGTGGAAACCTGCGCCCGGTGCAGCGGTAACGCCCCAAACAGGCTTTGCGCAAATTCTACCGCCGCGCCCGCCAGCGCCACGCCGCCAATCGCGCCCTCTGCGGTGTTGGGCAACGCATCAACCCCGACGAACCAAGTGCCCTCACAAGTCAGCCAGCGCGCGCGCAAATCCGCATCAGCCATCGCTGCGCGCGCCGGACCAATCGCCGCCGCCACCCAGTTTGCAAGCGCCGGATCGGCTCCGAACCGGGCATAGCCCCGCTCGAAAAACCGCTCTACCACCCCAGCGCCTTGCGCAGCATGTTGAGCGCCACCAGCGCGAGGAAGAAAGCGAAGACTCGTTTCAGCGGCTTGGGGTCCATCGCATGCGCCAGCCGCACGCCCAAAGGTGCCGTCATCAGCGTCATCGCAATCACGATGGCAAAGGCAGGCAGGTTCACCGCCCCCACGGTCCATGGCGGCGCGCCCTCGACCGTCAGGAACAAAAACCCGATCACCGATGGCACCGCGATGGTCATGCCAAACCCCGCAGCGGTCGAAACCGCCCGGTGAATCGGCGTGCCGTAAAGGCTCATCAAAGGCACGCCAAAGCTGCCCCCGCCAATCCCCATCAGCACCGACATGAAACCCAGAACCGGCGACATCACCGCGCGCGTCAGTCCTTGCGGCATCGCTTCGCCCAGCCGCCAATGCGCCCGGCCAAATCCAAGGTAGAACGCCACCATCACGCCCAGCACCCCAAACACGCCCTGCAACGTGGTCGAGCGCAACTGCGCCGCCACCAGCATCCCCAAGACCGCCCCCACCGCGATCCCCGGCGCCCAGCCCCGCAAGATGCTCCAATCGACCGAGCCTTTGCGGTTATGCGCCAGAACCGAACGCGCCGAGGTCACGATAATCGTCGCCAGCGACGTGGCAAGGCAGACCTGCATCAGATGCGGCCCGCCATAGCCCAGCGTGGCAAAGGCATAGAAAAACGCCGGCACAAGGATAATCCCGCCACCCACGCCCAAAAGCCCGGCCAAAACCCCGGCAAAGCCGCCAATTACGATCAGCACCACCGCC
This is a stretch of genomic DNA from Aquicoccus sp. G2-2. It encodes these proteins:
- the ruvX gene encoding Holliday junction resolvase RuvX, which encodes MIHEDTADFAAALPATGALMGLDLGTKTIGVAVSDGLRSVATPLETVKRRKFGLDAARLLEITAHRALVGFVLGLPRNMDGSEGPRCQSTRAFARNLTRLTDLPLTYWDERLSTVAAERALLEADTSRKRRAEVIDHVAASYILQGLLDRLRHL
- a CDS encoding DUF1289 domain-containing protein; this encodes MSDDIWKRPEIQSPCVKICVTHPESGLCIGCLRSRDEIARWSGMTAQERAEIMAELPARAPRLRKRRGDAPQGWANHRIDAAAPGCTCAWWPEARPCRHRALNHASTPPGISGRK
- a CDS encoding sulfite exporter TauE/SafE family protein codes for the protein MPETSMLIAMAVVLIVIGGFAGVLAGLLGVGGGIILVPAFFYAFATLGYGGPHLMQVCLATSLATIIVTSARSVLAHNRKGSVDWSILRGWAPGIAVGAVLGMLVAAQLRSTTLQGVFGVLGVMVAFYLGFGRAHWRLGEAMPQGLTRAVMSPVLGFMSVLMGIGGGSFGVPLMSLYGTPIHRAVSTAAGFGMTIAVPSVIGFLFLTVEGAPPWTVGAVNLPAFAIVIAMTLMTAPLGVRLAHAMDPKPLKRVFAFFLALVALNMLRKALGW